One Nocardia farcinica genomic region harbors:
- a CDS encoding LLM class flavin-dependent oxidoreductase translates to MTIRLHWFLPTYGDSRLIVGGGHGMPAGAAHGDRDASIDYLGSIVRAAESFGFTGALIPTGAWCEDAFVTAALLARETTSLAFLVAFRPGLVSPTLSAQMAATFARHAPGRILLNVVVGGEAHEQRAFGDHLDKDARYRRCDEFLDVVRRLWAGETVTLDGEHIRVEQAALPTLPDPVPPLYFGGSSAAAGPVAARHADVYLTWGEPPAAVREKIEWVRGLAERQGRQVRFGIRLHTISRDTADEAWAQADRLVAALDDDTVRSAQHGLHRSQSEGQRRMLALHEQQRREGSWHDARALEVAPNLWAGVGLVRGGAGTALVGSHTEVADRIAEYAVIGIDEFIFSGYPHLEELYWFGEGVVPILRERGLFAGAATTVAPASIPFVGAAR, encoded by the coding sequence ATGACGATCCGTTTGCACTGGTTCCTGCCCACCTACGGCGACAGCCGCCTGATCGTCGGCGGCGGCCACGGCATGCCCGCCGGGGCCGCGCACGGCGACCGGGACGCCTCGATCGACTACCTGGGTTCGATCGTGCGGGCCGCCGAGTCGTTCGGCTTCACCGGCGCGCTGATCCCGACCGGCGCGTGGTGCGAGGACGCCTTCGTCACCGCCGCGCTGCTGGCCCGCGAGACCACCTCGCTGGCGTTCCTGGTGGCGTTCCGGCCCGGTCTGGTCAGCCCGACGCTCTCGGCGCAGATGGCGGCCACCTTCGCCCGTCACGCGCCAGGGCGCATCCTGCTCAACGTGGTGGTCGGCGGGGAGGCACACGAGCAGCGCGCCTTCGGCGACCACCTCGACAAGGACGCCCGCTACCGGCGCTGCGACGAATTCCTCGACGTCGTGCGCAGGCTGTGGGCGGGCGAGACGGTGACGCTGGACGGCGAGCACATCAGGGTCGAGCAGGCCGCGCTGCCGACGCTGCCTGACCCGGTTCCGCCGCTCTACTTCGGCGGCAGTTCGGCCGCCGCGGGCCCGGTCGCCGCGCGGCACGCCGACGTCTACCTCACCTGGGGCGAGCCACCGGCGGCCGTGCGCGAGAAGATCGAGTGGGTCCGCGGCCTCGCCGAGCGGCAGGGCAGGCAGGTGCGGTTCGGCATCCGGTTGCACACCATCTCCCGGGACACCGCCGACGAGGCGTGGGCGCAGGCCGACCGCCTCGTCGCCGCCCTCGATGACGACACCGTCCGCAGCGCCCAGCACGGCCTGCACCGCAGCCAGTCCGAAGGCCAGCGGCGCATGCTGGCGTTGCACGAGCAGCAGCGGCGCGAGGGCAGCTGGCACGACGCGCGCGCCCTGGAGGTGGCGCCCAACCTGTGGGCGGGGGTGGGTCTGGTGCGCGGCGGGGCGGGTACGGCGCTGGTCGGCAGCCACACCGAGGTGGCCGACCGCATCGCCGAGTACGCCGTGATCGGCATCGACGAGTTCATCTTCTCCGGCTACCCGCACCTCGAGGAGCTGTACTGGTTCGGCGAAGGGGTGGTGCCGATCC